From Solibacillus sp. FSL W7-1464:
AAATGATGAAGTCGAACAACTGCGCGCGATTCAGGATGAGCAGCAGTTTTCGGAAAAAGTGAAACAGCTTGAACACGATGCAAGAACAGCGGATGATGACCGGAAAGCACAGTCGTTTTATGTACAGGGCCATCTTTTTTTAATGGCGCACCATTATGATGAAAGTGTGCACTGCTTTATGCAAGCGGTGAAGCATGTTCCAAATAAGGCATTGTATTACGGAATTGCAGGGCAGACGATGAACCGCTTTAACTGGTCGCCGTTTGATGTGATGGTCTATATCGAGCGGGCGATCGACCTGGATCCGGAAAACGCTAGATGGTACTGGAATAAGGCGCTCGTTTTAACACAGCTTTACAAAGATTTGAATGCTGATCCGTTTTTGGAAAATGCATTGATTGCAATTGAAAAAGCAATCGAGACTTGCCGCGAAGATCAAGTATCGCTGCGATCGGGCATCGATTCAACATTGGAGAATTTGAAAGAATATCTTTTCAATTAACGAAGCACCGGTAGATGGAGGAAAGAGCATGAAGTTTTTATCTTGGAAAGGTATTTCGATATACTTAACGATCATTCTATTTTTACTCATTTTTATCCAGATTCTGGACTGGAATAAAGGGAAAGATAAAGAGGGTCAATACGCGGTAGAGCTGGAAAAAGCGTATACAGATCTGGTTGATTTCCAGACGCATATTTTAAACGATGAAGTGCAGATCGATGACAATAAGCATGTGCTGACAATGTATGATAAAAACTTTCAATATCAGCTGAGCATGTTCATAGATATTTTCGGCAATAAAAAAGTAGATGATGCGAACCTTTTTGACTCCTATAAACAAATTGATGAGGCATTGGCTGCATTTTATGAAGCGGAAAGTGCGGAACAGCAGAGTCAGGCACATGAGCAATTGCTCGCAGCGAAACAAGCGCTGTTTACAATATTGAATGATCTGAAATAGTAAGATCTGGAGCACACGAACGCTTGGGGGAAGCGGGCGTGTGCTTTTTTGTGGAGTGGGTGCGGTATGCGGTGGCATAAAAGTTCTAATATCCATGCCGGAAGTTCTAATAAAACCTGAAAAGTTCTAATATATCACTGGTTTTCTAATATATGGTGAAGAAGTTCTAATAAGTGTTTCCGATTTTCCAATATCGCTTTCAGAAGTTCTAATAAGTCCCTTCGATTATCTAATAAACTAGAAAAAGTTCTAATAAAACAATACTGGTGCATGCCGTAGCCGCATGATACCTTATAAAGAACGGTTCTTCGGCCAATAATTCCCCAGTCTTCTAATATCACTGCCAAAACTTCTAATAAGCCTCTCAGATCTTCTAATAAACCGAAAAAAGTTCTAATAAATAAAAGTTGTGCAATCATTTGTATATAAGACTTATAAAATGCTGGTTGTTCTAATATCCTTGCCGGAAGTTCTAATAAAACCTGAGAAGTTCTAATATATCACTGGTTTTCTAATATATGGTGAAGATTTTCTAATAAGTGCATCCGATTTTCCAATATCGCTTTCAGTTCTAATAAGTCCCATAGATGTTCTAATAAACCGGAAAAAGTTCTAATAAATCAAGCCCGGCACACTCTACAAACCCCTTGAACCCCTAAAAGGAGCGGATCTTCGGTAAAAAACGCCCTCTCTTCTAATATCGCTGTCGAAAGTTCTAATAAGCCACTCAGATCCTCTAATAATAAACCGAAAAAAGTTCTAATAAATCAAGCCCGGCACACTCTACAAACCCCTTGAATCCCTAAAAGGAGCGGATCTTCGGTAAAAAACGCCATATCTTCTAATATCGCTGCCGAAAGTTCTAATAAGCCACACAAATCTTCTAATAATTAACCGGAAAAAGTTCTAATAAATCAAAGCCAAACGTATTCCACAGCCCGCAGCTCAACGCATTCCCAAAACTTAAAAAAAGCCGCCCTAAAGTTCTCTACCAAACTTCAGGACAGCCCCAGCCATTACTATTTCTTCTTTTTTTCCTTCACAAACCCAAATACGATCATCCCAATCCAAATCAAAACGATCGCTATAAAAATATAAAAGTTTTTCGATGAGCTGGATAAACCCAACTCATCCGCCAATATTCCACCAATCGACTGCAATTGTGCGCTTAATAAAATAATGAGTGCGCCAATAAATAACATGATTTTAGGATTGATCGCAAAGCGCAGCACCACAATGATGAACAATGCTGAGAAAATCAGCAACAATGTGAAGAGGGGATCCAGTAATGTAAGTGTCCCGTCCTTTGCAAAGTTTTCGTACGTAAATGTCATGAAAAATTCTCCTTACTTTACTAAGCCATTTTGAAATGCATAGACGACAGCCTGAGTACGGTCCTGCACTTCGAGTTTACTTAAAATGTTGCTGACATGGGTTTTCACCGTTTTTAAGGCGATAAACAGTTCTTCCGCTATTTCCTGATTGGCAAGCCCGCGTGCCATACATAACAGTACTTCCATTTCCCGGTCTGTTAAATGGTTATGCAGGGCAGGGGCTGTTCCGCGCATACGTGCCATTACCCGCGTCGTTGCTTCCGGCTCAAGAACGGTTTCCCCGGCCATTGTTTTCCGGATCGCGTCGGCAATTTGTTTGGCGTTGCTTGTTTTCAGTATATAGCTGACAGCCCCTGCTTCAAGCGCCGGGTATAATTTGTCGTCATCGATAAAGCTTGTGACAATCATAACTTTTGCTTGCGGCCACTGTGCCAGTATTTCGGCAGTCGCTTCAGCCCCAGTTTTAATCGGCATTACATTATCCATCAGTACAATATCCGGCTTCAGCGAAAGTACTGTTTCAATCGCTTCCTCGCCATTTGTCGCTTCACCGATGACTTCAATATCGGGCTGTGCCGATAAATAGGCGGCAACCCCGATTCGAACCATCTCGTGATCATCTACTATGACAACTTTAATCATTCATTGGTTCCTCCTTTTTAAGCGGAACTTTCACCTCGACAATCGTTCCTTCATCCGGTACAGACACGATTTTATACGTACAGCCAATTTCGACGGCGCGTTCGGCAATATTGCGCAGCCCGTAGGAAGTCGTTTTATCTCCGTCAATATTAAAGCCAAGCCCATTATCCTGAATGCGCAAAATCGCCAGCTGGTCGCGTGCGATCAATAACAGCTCGACTTCCGTTGCTTTTGCATGGCGCAATGTGTTCGATAAAGCTTCCTGGGCAATTCGGAATAGATGATCTTCCTCCGCTTTCGATAATGCGATCTCTTCGATTTGGTAGTCAATATTGAAAAACACTTTTTCCTGTAATTCTACAATCAGATCTTCCAAACCTTCTGCCAAGCTTTTATTGTGCAGGGCAACTGGCCGTAAGTGAAGAAGAAGGGCGCGCATTTCAAGCTGTGCCTGCTGGACGATTTTTTCCACCTGCGCCAGCTGCTTTTGAGCAAATTCATCCTGACGCTGTTCTGTAAGAGCGGAGAGAAGCATGGATGCGGCAAACAGCTGCTGGGATACAGAATCATGCAGTTCGCGTGCAAGCCGCTGACGTTCAGCAAGAAGCCGCTCCTGAACGATGGCGTCATTTGTTTCCGCCTTTTCATTGGAGAGGCGCTGTAAAGATGTCCGCTGTGTTTCGATTAATTCGTTCGTTTCACGCAATGCTTTCTTCAATGAGCCATTCGCTTTCTTGAACTTTTGTGCAAAATCAGGCTCCGCCACTTTTTTCACGATGCGGGTCATCTGATTTTCTTTCATTTTTAGTGCAATTGATATCCATAATGAAATAAAGAAGCTCGTCGTTGTTGCGATAATGGCGATGACAGCGACAATCGGAATTGAGTAATCATTGTTTTCCCATAAAAAACGCCAAGTCTCTTCTTGTGGCTGGCCGAGCAGGAAGACGAAAATATTCATAGCAAATGTCGCGAAAACCATCATGAGTATAAAAAAGCGTATAATAAATGCAATCATCCGCGCTGCACCTCCACATCGCCAATCCAAGATGTTACATAAACAACAAGGACACGTTTTGCATCCATTTCTCCATCTTCAAAATGAAGCTGTTCATTAATACACTGCTTTGGCGCATAGTTCAGGTATGTTGCTTCACCGTATAAAGTGGAGTAATGAAGCTGAATTGTCACTTCATAAGGCACAATAACCCGTACTTTTCCGAGAGATTGATGGATCACGATAATCGATTTTCCATTTGGTAAAATGGTTTCGGTCGTATCGATCGTAATATCGCCGATAAATCGTTGAATATGAACATCTTTCCAATGATAGCTTTCAGTCGGAGCACCTGTTGTTCCGATTAATTGATTCTGATTTGATGTATTGGCAAAGTGGCTTTTGATTTCCATCACTTGCTCTTTTTTCGTTAAGTATTGGTATAAAAGAAAGACAAGTACACCAATGATTAAAAGGCGCAGTGTCCAAATATTAATAATAGCAAAGAATAATAGAACGAGTCCCGTCCATAATAAGTAACGCTTCTTCTTTTTAAAGCTGAAAAATAGAAACAGTGCACCCAAAATTAGTAAAAACACGGCGCCATTATTGAAAAGTGTCAATTCGATCAATACGACAAGAGCCATACTAATCGCGATAATTGCAAGCTGATCAGATGTAATTTTCGGCATAGTGCCTCCCCCTATAACGTGCAAAATGGAGAAAGCACTTTGCCTTCTCCTTTTACGCATTATATCATTATTTTGGTTGTTCTATGAGCTTTTGTTCTTTTTCAAGCTGTGCCAATCGAGCTTCAAAAGAGGTTACTTCATATTTACGCTCAATATTTTGAGATAATTCATCAATATAAGTTGATAGTTCATCAAAATTGCCGGCATTGTCCGATGTGAGAACTTTATCCATCTGGTGGTTGGCACGCACGACATTTTCTTTGCCCATCAGCTGGAGCTGGCGCACTTTCATGTCTTTGATTTTGTGTTTCATCGTTTCAAATTTGCGTTCCAGTGCAAAGTATTCTGTATTCGCAGCATCAATGCTGGAAAGAAGGGCATGTTTTCTGGCTGTATAAGCCGTTACTTCCTCTTGTGCAAATGCAATCAGTTCCGCTTCTTCAGTCGACTGAGCCAATAAAAGCTGTTTTTCACGCTTTTCAAGCATTTCGATTGTTTGTGAAAGTTGAAGTTCCAGCTCTTTTTTCAACTGTGCCTGACGCGCAAGCAGTTTGCCCGTTTCTTCCGTTTGTTTTTCTGCTTCACGAATATAGTGATTCAGCATTTTAATCGGGTTTTTATCGACCTTTTTGTCAAACATATCATGTAAATCCGCCTGTATTGAATATTTGAATTTTGTAAATAAATTTCTCATTGTCCATCGCTCCTATTTGTTTAAATTTGCCCATTCACGTTCAAAGTTTGTAAATGGATCATCATCTTCTTTTTTGCCTGGTAAAAATTCAATCTTTTCGTTTTTACGTTCTTTGTAAAGATAAAACAGTACACCGATTGCAGCTAAACCGATAAAGCCCGGGATATTGGATAAGGCACTTACTAAACCGGCTAAAGCGACAACTAGGCTCATTACTTTTCCGAAAGTAGATTTACTTTCTGTGTAATAGTGCAGACCTGCTGCCAGAAGTGCCCCCGAGATTAATAAGCCGGCTACCGGTGCGAGCAGGCAAAGTGCGATGATCGCTGTGATAAAAGCCGCTGAATATAAGAAAAACTTTTTCATTATGTGTTCCTCCTTGTCGTTGATATGTTCATGTTACCGTGGATTTAAAAATCCGATAACGACCTGTTACCGTATTTTCATCTAGGTCTAGAGGCTGAGACGGTCTCAGACAGCCATTCGCAAGACTTAACTTCTGCCAGGAGAGTTAAAATATATAGAAACGGAATAACTTTTAATGTATAATGCTTGTTGGAGAGTTTTTCTCGGTACATAAGTAGTGGAGGAGGTTGGACTAGTATGCAAACATGGATTTGGATTATTATTGTAATCGCAGCTTTAATCGGGGGCGTGGCAATTGGGTTCTACGCAGCTCGTCAATATATGATGAAGTATTTAAAAGAAAACCCGCCAATTAATGAACAAATGATTCGCGTGATGATGGCACAAATGGGACGTAAACCGTCTGAAAAACAAGTGCGTCAAATGATGGCACAAATGAACAAATTCCAGGATAAATAATGAAAAGTTGGACTACCTTTCGCATTCTATTGAGTGAAGAAGGTAGTTTTTATTTTCCTTAAAATAAAATTCAGAATATTCCGTTGAAAAGAACCGTAATCTAGTCTATCCTTATATAGATTGTAAGTATTGGAGGGAAGTAAAATGGCAACAGAAAGAACGAATGTAGAGAGCTTCGATTTGAACCATACGATAGTCGCGGCACCATATGTACGTTTAGCAGGTACAAAAGAAGGGGTGAAGGGCGATGTCGTGACAAAATACGATATCCGCTTCAAGCAGCCTAATAAAGAGCATATGGAAATGCCGGCACTTCATTCACTGGAACATTTAATGGCAGACCGTATCCGCAATCATAGTGACGCGGTTGTCGATATATCGCCAATGGGCTGTCAAACAGGCTTTTATGTCTCCTTTATGAACTATGATGACTATGAAGGCGTGTTGGCGATATTGGAAAAGACGGTTCAGGATGTGTTGGCGGCGACTTCTGTTCCTGCCTGCAATGAAGTCCAGTGCGGTTGGGCGGCAAGCCATAGTTTGGAAGGTGCGCAGCAGTTGGCAAAAGAATTTTTAGCTAAACGCGGTGAATGGCATATCGTTTTTAATGGTTAATAAATGTGTAGTGCCCTCATTCAATTGGGGGCATTTTTGTGTTTCTTCCAACAAAAAAGCACTTCCTGTTCAACGAAACGAACAGAAAGCGCTTAGTTCCTTTATAATAAAAAATCCGTTGTATTGCGGTATGCCGGGATATAATCATACAGGAACTTGGCGACCGTTTGCTCATAGTCACCCGGGTTATCGTTGAATGATTTCGCATGCTCACCCTTGTCAAACAGTTTCAGCATTTTAGGTTCGGGTTTTTGTTCGAACAATTCTTCGGTCATCGAGGAAGGGATGAAGTCATCCGGCGTACTGTGAATAAAGAGGACGGGCTTTTGAATTTGTTTTACTGCATCGATAGGCATGACTTCTTTTACGGAATAGCCATCGCGGATCCGCATGAAAAAGTCGGCGAAAGGGAGTGTATACTTTGGATCGATCGGTACGACGCTTTCAAAAATCCGCTTTAAAAGCTCTGGAAAGTTCGAGAAGGCACAGTCGGAAACATAGAAATCCGCATTATCTGATAAGGTGCCTGCATAGAGCAGTGTCGTTGCCGCACCCATGGATTCCCCGTGAATACCGAGCAGGGCATCTTCCCCGGTAATATTTCGGATCGTCTCAACAACTGCCTGCAAATCGTATTTTTCATAATGGCCGTAACTTGTTGTTTTCCCTTGAGATTCTCCGTGACGGCGGTGATCGTATACAAAAGCATTAAAACCAAGCCGTTCAAACATGCGGGCATAGCGCATCGAGTTAATTTTATTTTCAGTGACGCCATGACAAATAATGACTGTATTTTTCGTTTTCAAAGGTTTTAAATAGATGCCGCTTATTTTATAGCCATTCGGAGAATCGATCAATAAAATTTCTTTCGGACAGCCTTCATACCATGCTTCATCAAAGCGTTTTGCCGTAATTTCACGTTCGCGGATGAAAGCATCGTCCTTTTTCTTTATATACATAATGTGATTTGTCATCACGACACCTGTGATCGTTGTAGCAGCTGCCAGCAGCGTTGTTACAATACTGCCAGATAAAAACAGTGTACGTTTTTTCATGAAAACCACTCCTTAATTAATTTAATATTCGATGAATTATTAGGATAAATCAACTAATATGTATCTATTTATTATTGGAATCTTTTGTGTGAAAAATGCGGAATGTTTGATAAAATCTGGTTAAGCAAGTAATTTGTTTCGCGGGTTTGTCATCCGCTGAAATAAATTGCTGCTTCAGGCGGATGTCAAAGATACGGTAATAAGTTCTAAAAGGAAGTCAGCCAAATAACGTCACCTCGTGCGACAATTGCTGACGGACCCGCATCGGGTGAGCCTAAAGCCGAATCCTGACACAATTACGTCAAAGCGTAATTGATTATATTTGCTCACAAAGGGACCATTCACAATAAGGGGGATATATTCATGACAGAAGTTGTAATAGTAAGTGCAGTACGTACGCCAATTGGTGCTTTTCAGGGGGCATTGAAAGATATTTCGGCTCCGGCTTTAGGGAGTATCGTAATAAAAGAAGCATTGAATCGTGCCCGATTAGATCCATCAACCGTTGATGAAGTTATTATGGGGAATGTTCTCGCGGCAGGTTTAGGTCAAAATCCGGCAAGACAGGCGAGTATCCAAGCTGGTTTACCATACACAGTTCCAGCGATGACAATTAACAAAGTATGTGGTTCAGGCTTAAAGGCCGTTCATTTAGCAGCACAGGCAATCATTGCCGGGGATGCGGAAGTTGTGGTCGCTGGAGGCTTTGAAAATATGAGTCAAGCACCATATATTATGCGAAATGCAAGAGAAGGTTTCCGCATGGGAGATCAAAAAATTATCGATACATTGATTCAGGACGGCCTATGGTGCGCATTTAATGATTACCATATGGGAGTTACTGCAGAAAACCTGTGTGATCAGTATGACATTTCCCGTCAGGAACAGGATGAATTTGCAGCACGTTCCCAAGCCCGTGCATCGGAAGCCATTTCGACAAATAGATTCGCTGAAGAAATTGTCCCTGTTGAAATTCCTCAACGTAAAGGGGAGCCGGTTATTTTTTCACAAGACGAATATGTAAAACATGGAACAACAACAGAAAAATTAAACGGATTGCGTCCAGCTTTCAAGAAAGACGGTTCGGTTACGGCAGGGAACGCTTCCGGTATTAATGACGGAGCAGCAGCAGTTGTCGTTATGTCAAAGGAGCGTGCTTTTGAATTAGGGCTTACACCACTTGCCACAATCGTCGCTAATGCGAGCGCAGGGGTTGATCCTTCTGTAATGGGTATCGGGCCAGTATCGGCAGTGAAAAAAGCTTTATCGAAAGCGAATGTAACATTGGATGATATGGACTTAATTGAAGCGAATGAAGCATTTGCCGCTCAGGCGATTGCAGTTGATCGCGAATTGGCGTTCAATCATGATAAACTAAATGTAAATGGCGGGGCAATTGCACTTGGTCACCCAATCGGGGCAAGCGGAACACGCATTTTTGTAACATTATTACATGAAATGCAAAAGCGCGATGCAAAGCTGGGTCTT
This genomic window contains:
- a CDS encoding O-linked GlcNAc transferase, which codes for MSNMVQFFYDGQFLKCFEEAKRQLQGGENEEQARQFLKIFEKYEYGKFPKSTAQIPQSVERANESYPENDEVEQLRAIQDEQQFSEKVKQLEHDARTADDDRKAQSFYVQGHLFLMAHHYDESVHCFMQAVKHVPNKALYYGIAGQTMNRFNWSPFDVMVYIERAIDLDPENARWYWNKALVLTQLYKDLNADPFLENALIAIEKAIETCREDQVSLRSGIDSTLENLKEYLFN
- a CDS encoding iron ABC transporter substrate-binding protein encodes the protein MKFLSWKGISIYLTIILFLLIFIQILDWNKGKDKEGQYAVELEKAYTDLVDFQTHILNDEVQIDDNKHVLTMYDKNFQYQLSMFIDIFGNKKVDDANLFDSYKQIDEALAAFYEAESAEQQSQAHEQLLAAKQALFTILNDLK
- a CDS encoding acyl-CoA dehydrogenase; its protein translation is MTFTYENFAKDGTLTLLDPLFTLLLIFSALFIIVVLRFAINPKIMLFIGALIILLSAQLQSIGGILADELGLSSSSKNFYIFIAIVLIWIGMIVFGFVKEKKKK
- a CDS encoding response regulator transcription factor, with amino-acid sequence MIKVVIVDDHEMVRIGVAAYLSAQPDIEVIGEATNGEEAIETVLSLKPDIVLMDNVMPIKTGAEATAEILAQWPQAKVMIVTSFIDDDKLYPALEAGAVSYILKTSNAKQIADAIRKTMAGETVLEPEATTRVMARMRGTAPALHNHLTDREMEVLLCMARGLANQEIAEELFIALKTVKTHVSNILSKLEVQDRTQAVVYAFQNGLVK
- a CDS encoding sensor histidine kinase — encoded protein: MIAFIIRFFILMMVFATFAMNIFVFLLGQPQEETWRFLWENNDYSIPIVAVIAIIATTTSFFISLWISIALKMKENQMTRIVKKVAEPDFAQKFKKANGSLKKALRETNELIETQRTSLQRLSNEKAETNDAIVQERLLAERQRLARELHDSVSQQLFAASMLLSALTEQRQDEFAQKQLAQVEKIVQQAQLEMRALLLHLRPVALHNKSLAEGLEDLIVELQEKVFFNIDYQIEEIALSKAEEDHLFRIAQEALSNTLRHAKATEVELLLIARDQLAILRIQDNGLGFNIDGDKTTSYGLRNIAERAVEIGCTYKIVSVPDEGTIVEVKVPLKKEEPMND
- the liaF gene encoding cell wall-active antibiotics response protein LiaF; the encoded protein is MPKITSDQLAIIAISMALVVLIELTLFNNGAVFLLILGALFLFFSFKKKKRYLLWTGLVLLFFAIINIWTLRLLIIGVLVFLLYQYLTKKEQVMEIKSHFANTSNQNQLIGTTGAPTESYHWKDVHIQRFIGDITIDTTETILPNGKSIIVIHQSLGKVRVIVPYEVTIQLHYSTLYGEATYLNYAPKQCINEQLHFEDGEMDAKRVLVVYVTSWIGDVEVQRG
- a CDS encoding PspA/IM30 family protein is translated as MRNLFTKFKYSIQADLHDMFDKKVDKNPIKMLNHYIREAEKQTEETGKLLARQAQLKKELELQLSQTIEMLEKREKQLLLAQSTEEAELIAFAQEEVTAYTARKHALLSSIDAANTEYFALERKFETMKHKIKDMKVRQLQLMGKENVVRANHQMDKVLTSDNAGNFDELSTYIDELSQNIERKYEVTSFEARLAQLEKEQKLIEQPK
- a CDS encoding lmo0954 family membrane protein encodes the protein MKKFFLYSAAFITAIIALCLLAPVAGLLISGALLAAGLHYYTESKSTFGKVMSLVVALAGLVSALSNIPGFIGLAAIGVLFYLYKERKNEKIEFLPGKKEDDDPFTNFEREWANLNK
- a CDS encoding YneF family protein, with the protein product MQTWIWIIIVIAALIGGVAIGFYAARQYMMKYLKENPPINEQMIRVMMAQMGRKPSEKQVRQMMAQMNKFQDK
- a CDS encoding S-ribosylhomocysteine lyase, which produces MATERTNVESFDLNHTIVAAPYVRLAGTKEGVKGDVVTKYDIRFKQPNKEHMEMPALHSLEHLMADRIRNHSDAVVDISPMGCQTGFYVSFMNYDDYEGVLAILEKTVQDVLAATSVPACNEVQCGWAASHSLEGAQQLAKEFLAKRGEWHIVFNG
- a CDS encoding alpha/beta hydrolase — translated: MKKRTLFLSGSIVTTLLAAATTITGVVMTNHIMYIKKKDDAFIREREITAKRFDEAWYEGCPKEILLIDSPNGYKISGIYLKPLKTKNTVIICHGVTENKINSMRYARMFERLGFNAFVYDHRRHGESQGKTTSYGHYEKYDLQAVVETIRNITGEDALLGIHGESMGAATTLLYAGTLSDNADFYVSDCAFSNFPELLKRIFESVVPIDPKYTLPFADFFMRIRDGYSVKEVMPIDAVKQIQKPVLFIHSTPDDFIPSSMTEELFEQKPEPKMLKLFDKGEHAKSFNDNPGDYEQTVAKFLYDYIPAYRNTTDFLL
- a CDS encoding acetyl-CoA C-acetyltransferase, which produces MTEVVIVSAVRTPIGAFQGALKDISAPALGSIVIKEALNRARLDPSTVDEVIMGNVLAAGLGQNPARQASIQAGLPYTVPAMTINKVCGSGLKAVHLAAQAIIAGDAEVVVAGGFENMSQAPYIMRNAREGFRMGDQKIIDTLIQDGLWCAFNDYHMGVTAENLCDQYDISRQEQDEFAARSQARASEAISTNRFAEEIVPVEIPQRKGEPVIFSQDEYVKHGTTTEKLNGLRPAFKKDGSVTAGNASGINDGAAAVVVMSKERAFELGLTPLATIVANASAGVDPSVMGIGPVSAVKKALSKANVTLDDMDLIEANEAFAAQAIAVDRELAFNHDKLNVNGGAIALGHPIGASGTRIFVTLLHEMQKRDAKLGLATLCIGGGQGVATIVQR